One window of the Pedobacter ginsengisoli genome contains the following:
- a CDS encoding Mrp/NBP35 family ATP-binding protein codes for MIISPEQVLAALRNVEDPDLKKDLVTLNMIKDLKIEDKNVSFTLELTTPACPMKDMLKNACLNSIKHFVSQEAEVSINITSRVTKPMDTTQLKAIRNIILVSSGKGGVGKSTVASNLAVSLAADGAKVGLIDADIYGPSVPTMFDLVGAKPSARETEEGKTLILPIEKHGIKLLSLGFFADPDQPVPWRGPMASNAVKQLFNDADWGELDYLIVDLPPGTGDIHITITQSFPIAGAVIVTTPQQVALADTRKGLAMFKMPGINIPVLGVVENMAYFTPEELPENKYYIFGKDGGKELAKSFDVPFLGEIPIVQSIAEAGDNGAPIALNTDSILSAEFAEIAGRVAQQIAINNAQPANC; via the coding sequence ATGATTATTAGCCCAGAACAAGTCCTTGCAGCCTTGAGAAATGTTGAAGATCCTGATCTTAAAAAAGATCTGGTGACTTTGAACATGATCAAAGATTTAAAAATTGAAGATAAAAACGTAAGTTTTACCTTAGAGTTGACCACCCCTGCATGCCCTATGAAGGACATGCTTAAAAATGCGTGTCTGAATTCGATAAAACATTTTGTTAGTCAGGAGGCAGAGGTGAGCATCAACATTACTTCAAGGGTAACCAAGCCAATGGATACTACCCAATTAAAAGCAATCAGAAATATTATTCTTGTTTCATCCGGAAAAGGAGGCGTAGGAAAGTCTACTGTTGCAAGTAATCTTGCGGTGTCTTTAGCTGCTGACGGAGCAAAGGTTGGTTTGATTGATGCGGATATTTATGGGCCATCAGTACCAACAATGTTTGATCTGGTTGGGGCTAAACCAAGTGCCAGAGAAACGGAAGAGGGTAAAACCCTTATTTTACCGATTGAAAAGCATGGTATAAAGCTACTTTCTTTAGGCTTTTTTGCAGATCCTGATCAGCCAGTGCCATGGCGTGGGCCTATGGCCTCAAATGCCGTTAAGCAATTGTTTAATGATGCCGATTGGGGTGAGCTTGATTATCTGATTGTAGACCTTCCTCCTGGCACAGGAGATATTCATATTACCATTACACAGAGTTTCCCTATTGCAGGAGCAGTTATTGTTACTACCCCACAGCAAGTGGCTTTGGCCGATACCAGAAAAGGTCTGGCCATGTTTAAAATGCCGGGAATTAATATTCCTGTTTTAGGAGTTGTCGAAAATATGGCTTATTTTACACCTGAAGAATTGCCAGAAAATAAGTATTATATTTTTGGTAAAGATGGAGGTAAGGAACTGGCAAAATCTTTTGATGTGCCATTTTTAGGTGAGATTCCAATAGTGCAAAGTATTGCAGAGGCAGGAGATAACGGAGCACCTATTGCTTTAAATACAGATAGCATACTTTCGGCAGAGTTTGCAGAAATAGCAGGAAGAGTAGCCCAACAGATAGCTATTAATAATGCACAACCTGCTAATTGCTAA
- a CDS encoding Glu/Leu/Phe/Val dehydrogenase dimerization domain-containing protein, with protein sequence MKELLKKFEDKPPEIVFEWKDRESEAEGWVVINSLRGGAAGGGTRMRKGLDKREVESLAKTMEVKFTVSGPPIGGAKSGINFDPSDPRKTQVLERWYKAVMPLLKNYYGTGGDLNIDEIHEVIPITENYGLWHPQEGVISGHYQARENERIHQIGQLRYGVSKVLEDLNYTPDIKRKYKVADMITGYGVAESIGHFYKIWGGNLRGKRAIIQGWGNVAAAAGYYLAQNGVKIVGIIDRIGGLINTEGFTVEEVVGLFNSRTGNTLISPSLIPFDEANKEIWNIGAEIFVPAAASRLVKQEEVDQLIAGGLQVIACGANVPFADKEIFFGSIMEHADSHVAVIPDFISNCGMARVFAYLMQKNVEMSDDAIFSDASDIIYKAMKAVHQHSEAKTGLSKTAFEIALKQLV encoded by the coding sequence ATGAAAGAGCTATTAAAAAAATTTGAAGACAAGCCACCTGAGATTGTTTTTGAGTGGAAAGACAGAGAGTCTGAAGCTGAAGGCTGGGTGGTTATTAATTCTTTACGTGGTGGAGCTGCCGGCGGTGGTACCCGAATGCGAAAGGGACTTGACAAGAGGGAAGTTGAGTCGTTAGCAAAAACAATGGAAGTGAAATTTACTGTGTCAGGCCCGCCAATTGGAGGAGCTAAGTCGGGCATAAATTTCGATCCTTCAGATCCCCGGAAAACCCAGGTTCTTGAACGTTGGTATAAAGCTGTAATGCCCTTGCTAAAGAACTATTATGGTACCGGAGGAGACCTAAATATAGACGAGATTCATGAAGTTATTCCTATAACTGAAAATTATGGCTTGTGGCACCCTCAGGAAGGGGTGATCAGCGGACATTATCAAGCACGGGAGAATGAACGGATTCATCAGATAGGGCAGCTGCGCTATGGTGTTTCGAAGGTGCTTGAAGATTTAAACTATACTCCTGATATTAAAAGAAAATATAAGGTTGCCGACATGATTACCGGCTATGGGGTTGCGGAATCAATCGGACATTTTTATAAAATTTGGGGAGGCAATTTAAGGGGTAAAAGAGCTATTATTCAGGGATGGGGGAATGTTGCTGCTGCGGCAGGATATTACCTTGCTCAAAACGGCGTAAAAATTGTTGGGATAATTGACCGGATTGGTGGTTTAATTAATACCGAAGGTTTCACTGTCGAAGAAGTTGTAGGTTTATTTAATAGTAGAACCGGAAATACATTGATATCGCCATCATTAATACCTTTTGATGAAGCTAATAAGGAGATTTGGAATATTGGCGCAGAAATATTTGTTCCTGCTGCGGCTTCTCGTCTTGTAAAGCAAGAAGAGGTAGATCAGTTGATTGCTGGCGGCCTTCAGGTTATTGCGTGCGGTGCAAACGTCCCTTTTGCTGATAAAGAGATTTTTTTTGGCAGTATTATGGAACACGCGGATAGCCATGTTGCAGTTATTCCTGATTTTATTTCCAATTGCGGTATGGCAAGAGTATTTGCATACTTAATGCAAAAAAATGTTGAAATGAGTGATGACGCTATTTTTTCGGATGCGTCTGATATAATTTATAAAGCAATGAAGGCTGTTCATCAACATTCGGAGGCTAAAACGGGGCTATCAAAAACGGCATTTGAAATCGCACTAAAACAACTTGTATAA
- a CDS encoding phosphatidylserine decarboxylase family protein yields MTIHKEGYTTIAVSLLFIFIINAVVDYKFADLTWLRWFIYIFSFALFVIVLQFFRNPSRTFTTGDNLVICPADGKVVVIEETEEGEYFKDKRLQVSIFMSPVNVHINRNPISGVVKFFKYHPGKYLAAWNPKSSTENERTTVVVEHKNGTPVLFRQIAGALARRIVWYVKEGDNVQQTEQFGFIKFGSRVDIFLPVGTKVNLELDQVVKGGITVLAELS; encoded by the coding sequence ATGACCATACACAAAGAAGGATATACCACAATAGCAGTATCACTACTCTTCATTTTTATAATTAATGCAGTTGTTGACTATAAATTTGCAGACCTTACCTGGCTAAGGTGGTTCATTTATATTTTTTCTTTTGCACTGTTTGTCATTGTACTGCAGTTCTTCAGAAACCCCAGCCGCACATTTACTACTGGTGATAACCTTGTAATTTGCCCTGCTGATGGCAAAGTTGTAGTAATTGAAGAGACCGAAGAAGGTGAATATTTTAAAGATAAGAGACTACAGGTATCCATATTTATGTCACCCGTAAACGTACACATTAACAGAAATCCTATCTCAGGAGTTGTTAAATTTTTCAAATACCATCCGGGTAAGTATCTGGCCGCATGGAACCCTAAATCATCGACAGAAAACGAACGTACAACCGTTGTTGTTGAACATAAAAATGGCACGCCAGTATTGTTCAGACAAATTGCAGGTGCACTTGCAAGACGCATTGTTTGGTATGTTAAAGAAGGAGATAACGTTCAACAAACTGAGCAATTTGGCTTTATTAAATTTGGCTCAAGAGTAGACATATTTTTACCGGTTGGCACCAAAGTTAACCTTGAACTTGATCAGGTTGTTAAGGGAGGAATTACCGTATTAGCTGAACTTTCTTAA
- a CDS encoding transglycosylase domain-containing protein — MHLPKINIPKKYIKIGAWVLGSFLVVCIALGAIAYNKREALLQKMMAKAIAKANKDFNLDIKIGSAGFSGLSTVHMTDISIVPKERDTLTTINDLTVGVKLFPLLVGDVKLSEVTLNTGKINIVFKDSLSNLDFILKRKKKDSTEKKSKVDLGDLAHNLLNQFLYKIPDNMEVKNLMLAVNDNDTAKLKFLTSTATIDDGDLTSTILVNDNEATWHVNGKLKPGRKQLDVMLFAEKSPVQLQYLNDKIHAKFSFDTVRTEMKSADYSGDAFKIEGSWSVKNLLVNHPKIASNDIIIHDAKIEADMLIGENYLALDSSSTILLKNAAIHPYLKYTLSPNKIYEVKVRAPEQDAQELFNSFPQGLFESLEGLKVSGKLKYDLDFYLDSSLPDSVKFSSGLTPTNFKILKWGKTNLQKINKDFIYTPYERGKPMRDILIGPGNPNFTPLSEVSSNFKNAILTSEDPSFFTHKGFVQESIRKSFAVNFKEKRFVRGGSTISMQLVKNVFLSRQKTLARKAEEILIVWLIENNHLTTKNRMLEVYFNIIEMGQNVYGIGEATRHYFGKRPSDLNIGEGIFLANIVPRPKIALYKFRGDGGLKDYMYPYFKYIGNIMAKRGLTPPDTSGYGFYNVHLREGLRQYLLPDTTTIDTNAFDSDDPLPAIETHDASKNLFDRLFGGETKKDSVSKPTITVDTVKKTRKQLREEKREQRRKEKELEKQLENQ; from the coding sequence ATGCATCTTCCAAAAATTAACATCCCTAAAAAATATATAAAGATTGGAGCGTGGGTTTTAGGCAGTTTTCTTGTGGTTTGTATTGCGTTGGGCGCCATTGCTTACAACAAAAGAGAAGCTTTATTACAAAAAATGATGGCCAAAGCAATTGCCAAAGCCAATAAAGATTTTAACCTGGATATCAAGATTGGAAGTGCAGGTTTTAGCGGGCTAAGTACCGTACACATGACCGATATTTCTATTGTACCTAAAGAAAGAGATACATTAACTACCATCAATGATCTTACTGTAGGTGTTAAGCTATTCCCTTTACTGGTTGGTGATGTAAAACTCTCAGAAGTAACCTTGAATACTGGTAAAATAAACATTGTATTTAAGGATTCGCTTAGCAACCTTGACTTTATTTTAAAGCGTAAAAAAAAGGATAGTACTGAAAAAAAATCTAAAGTTGACCTTGGCGATTTAGCGCATAACCTACTCAATCAGTTTCTTTACAAAATACCTGACAACATGGAGGTTAAAAACCTGATGCTGGCTGTAAATGATAATGATACAGCGAAGCTAAAGTTTTTAACAAGCACCGCAACAATAGACGATGGCGACCTTACTTCTACAATACTTGTAAATGATAACGAAGCAACCTGGCATGTTAACGGAAAACTAAAGCCGGGACGGAAACAGCTGGATGTAATGCTCTTTGCAGAAAAAAGCCCTGTTCAGCTTCAGTATCTTAATGATAAGATTCATGCTAAATTTAGCTTTGATACCGTGAGGACGGAGATGAAAAGTGCTGATTACAGTGGTGATGCATTCAAAATTGAAGGTTCCTGGTCGGTTAAGAATTTACTGGTAAACCATCCAAAAATTGCATCTAATGATATCATTATCCATGATGCGAAAATTGAAGCTGATATGCTTATTGGAGAAAACTACCTTGCTTTGGATAGCTCTTCAACAATTCTTTTAAAAAATGCAGCCATACACCCTTACCTAAAATATACACTTTCGCCCAATAAGATATATGAAGTAAAAGTTCGTGCCCCTGAACAAGATGCCCAAGAGCTTTTCAACTCATTTCCGCAAGGACTATTCGAATCGTTGGAAGGGCTAAAGGTTAGTGGAAAACTTAAGTATGACCTTGACTTTTATCTTGACAGTTCTTTACCAGACAGCGTTAAATTCTCATCTGGCTTAACCCCAACAAATTTCAAGATTTTAAAATGGGGAAAAACCAACCTGCAGAAAATCAATAAAGATTTTATATATACACCATACGAACGTGGAAAGCCGATGAGAGACATTCTTATAGGTCCCGGAAATCCGAACTTTACCCCACTTTCAGAGGTTTCGAGCAACTTTAAAAATGCAATATTAACCTCCGAAGACCCTTCCTTTTTTACACACAAAGGATTTGTTCAGGAATCTATTCGCAAGTCTTTTGCAGTAAACTTTAAAGAGAAAAGGTTTGTTCGTGGGGGCAGTACTATTTCAATGCAGTTGGTTAAGAACGTGTTTTTGAGTCGCCAAAAAACACTTGCCCGTAAAGCTGAGGAAATATTAATAGTTTGGCTTATAGAAAATAACCACCTCACTACCAAAAACAGAATGCTTGAAGTCTATTTTAATATTATTGAAATGGGACAGAATGTTTATGGCATTGGTGAGGCCACAAGGCATTATTTTGGGAAAAGACCATCAGACTTAAATATTGGAGAAGGTATATTTCTTGCAAATATAGTTCCCCGACCTAAAATAGCCCTGTACAAATTCAGAGGAGATGGTGGCCTTAAAGACTACATGTATCCATACTTTAAATATATTGGTAACATTATGGCTAAAAGAGGGTTAACGCCTCCTGATACTAGCGGATATGGCTTCTATAATGTACATTTAAGAGAGGGCTTAAGACAGTATTTATTGCCTGATACAACTACTATTGATACAAATGCCTTTGACAGTGATGATCCGCTCCCGGCTATAGAAACCCATGATGCGTCTAAAAATCTTTTTGATAGGTTATTTGGTGGAGAAACCAAGAAAGACTCTGTTTCAAAACCAACCATAACAGTTGATACCGTTAAGAAAACCCGCAAACAATTAAGAGAAGAAAAAAGAGAGCAACGAAGAAAAGAAAAGGAGCTTGAAAAACAACTCGAAAACCAATAG
- a CDS encoding DUF2157 domain-containing protein, whose product MNIELFKKLFEEDCISEDSFEKVKNMSGNTLFSLHWEIKTLLYLGVMLLSSGLGILIYKNIDTIGHQVILLIIAAISAGCFFYCFKNKKPFSKELVKSPNSFFDYILLLGCLSFLSFVGYLQFQYTVFGTNYGMATFIPMVMLFYIAYQFDHLGILAMGITNMAIWMGVSVTPKQLLLNTDFNSQTVILTYLFLGLLLLLAAHLSTHFNFKKHFRFTYQHFGVHLSFISLLAGYFFYYESGLSFLFIITLFALAFYIYKNALKHHSFYFLLLVVLYTYIAVSSLVLRMLFAMKDDASITLSFMYFIASAIAIIFLLINLNKKIKAA is encoded by the coding sequence ATGAACATTGAACTTTTTAAAAAGCTTTTTGAAGAAGACTGTATTTCGGAAGATTCCTTCGAAAAGGTTAAAAACATGTCAGGGAACACCTTGTTTTCTCTGCATTGGGAAATTAAAACACTGCTTTACCTTGGGGTAATGCTTTTAAGTTCCGGACTGGGCATCCTGATCTATAAAAATATAGATACCATTGGCCATCAGGTAATTTTACTCATCATTGCGGCAATAAGTGCCGGATGTTTTTTTTACTGCTTTAAAAATAAAAAGCCATTTAGCAAAGAACTTGTAAAATCACCCAACTCTTTTTTTGATTATATTCTACTCTTAGGTTGCCTTAGTTTCCTATCATTCGTTGGATATTTACAATTTCAATATACTGTGTTTGGAACGAACTATGGGATGGCCACCTTCATTCCCATGGTTATGTTATTTTATATAGCCTACCAGTTCGATCATCTTGGAATTCTGGCCATGGGAATAACCAACATGGCAATCTGGATGGGAGTTTCGGTAACGCCAAAACAATTGTTGTTAAATACTGATTTTAATAGCCAAACCGTTATCCTCACTTACCTGTTTTTAGGGTTATTACTTCTCCTTGCAGCACATTTAAGTACTCATTTTAATTTCAAAAAGCACTTTAGATTTACCTACCAGCATTTTGGAGTGCACCTTTCGTTTATATCCCTATTGGCTGGTTATTTCTTTTATTACGAGTCAGGGCTTTCATTTCTGTTCATAATTACCTTGTTTGCTTTAGCTTTCTATATTTATAAAAATGCCTTGAAACATCATTCTTTTTACTTTTTGCTTTTGGTTGTTTTGTATACCTATATAGCAGTTAGCAGCCTGGTATTAAGAATGCTTTTTGCGATGAAAGACGATGCGTCCATTACACTTTCATTTATGTATTTCATTGCCTCTGCTATAGCTATTATATTTCTATTAATTAACCTCAATAAAAAAATTAAAGCCGCATGA
- a CDS encoding M16 family metallopeptidase — translation MEYNIHTLPNGIRLLHVPSASAISHACIIINSGSRDEKDENAGLAHFIEHLIFKRTEKRNTNQILNRLESVGADLNAYTTKEYTCVHASFLNPYLDRTLELFNDIVFHSTFPEDEMDKEKSVVLDEIASYLDQPEEAIYDDFEDLVFSGHPLGRNILGTTESVSKITQEDIHRFIKENYHTDKIVVAVLGNYTFNKVIKVGSRHYSEIPANLHSVSRQSPLKAPVVTKTFNKPIQQAHVMLGSQAYSLHHPYKTGLLLLNNLLGGNGMSSILNLQIREKYGIAYTIESGYSPLSDTGIFTLYFGTDKEKVNKASSLIFKELRKLRDNPFSEIQLQKAKNKFIGQIALGEENRIGLIISMAKSLIDYNKIDDLQTVFNKIQAVTTTEIGNITNEILDESNLSALTFYPLG, via the coding sequence ATGGAATACAACATTCATACCTTGCCAAATGGCATCCGTCTACTTCATGTACCATCCGCATCTGCAATATCTCATGCCTGCATCATTATAAATAGTGGTTCAAGAGATGAGAAAGATGAAAACGCAGGATTAGCACATTTTATTGAGCACCTGATATTTAAGCGCACAGAAAAGCGAAATACAAATCAAATATTAAACAGACTTGAGAGTGTTGGAGCTGATCTAAACGCCTATACAACTAAGGAGTACACATGTGTTCATGCTTCTTTTTTAAATCCATATCTGGATAGAACGCTGGAGCTTTTTAATGATATTGTTTTTCATTCTACATTTCCTGAAGATGAAATGGATAAGGAAAAAAGCGTGGTACTAGATGAGATAGCGTCTTACCTTGACCAGCCGGAGGAAGCAATTTACGATGATTTTGAAGACCTGGTGTTCTCCGGACATCCATTGGGAAGAAATATACTGGGGACAACCGAAAGTGTAAGTAAAATTACTCAGGAAGACATCCATAGGTTTATAAAGGAAAACTATCATACTGATAAAATTGTTGTTGCTGTTTTGGGTAATTACACTTTTAATAAGGTAATAAAAGTTGGAAGCAGGCATTATTCAGAAATTCCGGCTAATCTGCATAGTGTAAGCAGACAATCCCCTTTAAAGGCTCCTGTTGTTACAAAAACATTCAATAAACCAATTCAGCAGGCACACGTAATGCTCGGCTCACAGGCTTATTCATTACACCATCCTTATAAAACAGGCTTGTTATTGCTCAATAACCTGCTTGGTGGCAATGGCATGAGTTCTATATTGAACCTGCAAATCAGGGAAAAATATGGAATTGCCTATACTATTGAATCTGGTTATAGTCCGCTAAGTGACACTGGTATATTCACACTTTACTTTGGTACTGATAAAGAAAAGGTAAATAAAGCCAGCAGCCTCATTTTTAAAGAGCTAAGGAAGCTACGAGATAATCCATTTAGTGAAATACAACTCCAAAAAGCCAAGAATAAATTTATCGGGCAGATAGCCCTTGGTGAGGAAAACCGAATTGGACTAATTATTTCTATGGCAAAAAGCCTTATCGACTATAATAAAATAGATGATCTGCAGACTGTTTTTAACAAGATACAAGCCGTTACAACAACAGAGATTGGCAATATTACCAACGAAATATTAGATGAAAGTAATCTTAGTGCCCTAACTTTTTATCCTTTAGGGTAA
- the def gene encoding peptide deformylase, translated as MKLPIVAYGDPVLKKVCAPIDETYPDLTQLISNMFDTMYNANGVGLAAPQIGLPIRLFIVDTGADDKDKNRFKKVFINAEILEETGEPWAFNEGCLSIPDIREDVSRKPNVLIEYYDENWELHTEEFTGMPARVIQHEYDHIEGTLFTDKLGLLRKRMLQSKLDAISKGNIKAEYKMRFPHQNKGKKH; from the coding sequence ATGAAGTTACCCATTGTAGCATACGGAGATCCGGTTTTGAAGAAAGTATGCGCTCCAATTGATGAGACATACCCGGACCTGACACAGCTAATAAGCAATATGTTCGACACCATGTATAATGCTAATGGAGTTGGCTTGGCAGCCCCTCAAATTGGGCTACCAATACGTCTGTTTATTGTTGATACCGGTGCCGATGATAAAGACAAAAACCGCTTTAAAAAGGTTTTTATTAATGCTGAAATCCTTGAAGAAACCGGAGAACCATGGGCTTTTAATGAAGGTTGCTTAAGTATTCCTGATATTAGAGAAGATGTATCGAGAAAACCAAATGTTCTAATTGAATATTACGATGAGAACTGGGAACTACATACCGAAGAATTTACGGGTATGCCTGCGCGCGTTATACAGCATGAGTACGATCATATAGAAGGCACTTTGTTTACTGATAAATTAGGATTATTGCGCAAAAGAATGCTTCAAAGCAAGTTAGATGCAATTTCTAAAGGTAACATAAAGGCCGAGTATAAGATGCGTTTTCCGCATCAGAATAAGGGCAAGAAGCACTAA
- a CDS encoding NifU family protein, with protein sequence MNLTEQVEQALETIRPYLIADGGDVAIEEITPENVVKLKLLGNCGSCKMSFMTMKAGIEQAIMKAVPEITSVVAINLAEPV encoded by the coding sequence ATGAATTTAACAGAACAAGTAGAGCAGGCATTAGAGACTATCCGTCCATATTTAATAGCGGATGGTGGAGATGTTGCCATTGAAGAGATTACGCCGGAGAATGTAGTTAAATTAAAATTATTAGGTAACTGCGGCTCCTGCAAAATGAGCTTTATGACAATGAAAGCGGGCATTGAACAGGCAATTATGAAGGCGGTACCAGAAATTACCTCAGTAGTGGCTATAAACTTAGCTGAACCGGTATAG
- a CDS encoding mechanosensitive ion channel family protein, translating to MDINIFDQVFWGNTVKQYCFFVGFILLGLLFKRLVSRLFSLLIFTAFKKFAEDIKDDTFVALLLKPIESFITFCTLYLAVNQLKFPLDVVMWHRTKSKLQVTIGDCIDKIFLFLIILSIFWIILRIIDFIAHVLKYKASLTNNKADDQLIPFLKELTKTLICFLGFFVLLGFVFEINVLTLITGLGIGGIAIALAAKESLENLIGSFTIFLDKPFTVGDVVKVDGIEGTIEKVGFRSTWLISPDKTTIVIPNRAMIDGVLENVTLRNYRRVNFQIGLTYETKSEDVKKIVSAINEYLKGNRNTKDGYATFDNFGDFALHVQVVYLVINMEHSQYVKVKEEINFKLIEIVETYKSEFAYPTQRSVTDAPAIEK from the coding sequence ATGGATATTAATATTTTCGATCAGGTATTTTGGGGGAACACAGTAAAGCAATACTGCTTTTTTGTAGGGTTCATTTTATTGGGACTGCTTTTTAAAAGATTGGTATCACGTCTGTTTAGTCTTTTAATTTTTACGGCATTTAAAAAATTTGCCGAAGATATTAAAGACGATACGTTTGTAGCGCTGCTGTTAAAACCAATTGAATCTTTTATCACGTTTTGTACGCTTTATCTTGCCGTAAATCAATTAAAATTTCCGCTTGATGTAGTAATGTGGCACCGAACAAAATCTAAGCTCCAGGTGACTATTGGTGATTGTATTGATAAGATTTTTTTGTTCCTTATCATCCTGTCTATTTTTTGGATTATTTTAAGGATAATTGATTTTATAGCCCACGTTTTAAAGTACAAGGCATCGTTAACTAATAATAAGGCTGATGACCAATTAATTCCCTTTCTAAAGGAGCTTACAAAAACATTAATCTGCTTTTTAGGCTTCTTTGTGCTACTCGGGTTTGTTTTTGAAATTAATGTATTAACATTAATTACCGGTTTGGGTATTGGTGGTATAGCCATAGCTTTAGCTGCTAAGGAAAGCCTGGAAAATTTAATAGGTTCTTTTACAATTTTCCTGGATAAACCATTTACTGTTGGTGATGTTGTTAAAGTAGATGGAATTGAAGGGACTATTGAAAAGGTCGGTTTTAGAAGTACCTGGTTGATAAGCCCAGACAAGACGACCATTGTTATTCCTAACAGGGCCATGATTGATGGGGTATTGGAGAATGTTACATTAAGAAATTACAGAAGGGTAAACTTCCAGATAGGGTTAACCTACGAAACTAAGAGCGAGGATGTAAAGAAAATTGTATCTGCCATTAATGAGTATTTAAAGGGTAATCGAAATACGAAAGATGGCTATGCGACTTTTGATAATTTTGGTGATTTTGCATTGCATGTACAGGTTGTGTATCTGGTAATAAATATGGAACATAGCCAGTATGTTAAAGTAAAAGAAGAGATTAATTTTAAGCTTATCGAAATAGTAGAAACCTATAAATCTGAGTTTGCTTATCCAACGCAGAGGTCGGTAACCGATGCCCCGGCTATTGAAAAATAA
- the hpt gene encoding hypoxanthine phosphoribosyltransferase gives MNNIQIDDKEFEILIQNENIAKRTRLIGIQINVDYEDRCPIFIGVLNGSFLFMADLLKEITISCEIGFIKVSSYEGTESSGNIRETFGLPNDLENRDIILIEDIVDTGLTLSYILNEVYKQNPASVKVCSLLLKPAALKSPINELEYVGFELTNEFVVGYGLDYNGLGRNLKDIYRAKSVTPQLP, from the coding sequence ATGAATAACATTCAGATAGACGATAAAGAATTCGAAATATTAATTCAAAATGAGAATATTGCCAAACGAACACGCTTAATTGGTATTCAAATAAATGTGGACTACGAAGATCGCTGCCCTATATTTATTGGCGTATTGAACGGCAGCTTTCTGTTTATGGCCGATCTTCTGAAAGAAATTACTATATCCTGCGAAATCGGATTTATAAAGGTCTCATCTTATGAGGGCACAGAAAGTAGCGGCAATATCAGAGAGACATTTGGCCTGCCTAATGACCTTGAGAACAGGGATATTATCCTTATTGAAGACATTGTTGACACCGGACTTACCCTTAGCTATATCCTTAATGAAGTATACAAACAAAATCCTGCTTCTGTTAAAGTATGCTCCTTATTATTAAAACCGGCCGCACTAAAAAGTCCAATTAATGAATTGGAATATGTAGGTTTTGAACTCACTAATGAATTTGTTGTTGGCTATGGCTTAGACTACAACGGCCTTGGGCGAAACCTTAAAGATATTTACAGGGCCAAATCTGTTACCCCTCAATTACCGTAA